The following coding sequences are from one Niveibacterium umoris window:
- a CDS encoding DUF2116 family Zn-ribbon domain-containing protein has translation MDEADVAQQEVELSLKLALERKEPSLAATGVCHFCGEALVEGQKFCDSDCEEDYRRLQWQKSQRVRG, from the coding sequence ATGGATGAAGCAGACGTTGCCCAGCAGGAAGTCGAGCTGAGCTTGAAGTTGGCGCTGGAGCGCAAGGAGCCTTCGCTCGCCGCCACCGGCGTGTGCCACTTCTGTGGCGAGGCGCTGGTCGAAGGGCAGAAATTCTGCGATAGCGACTGCGAGGAAGACTACCGTCGCTTGCAGTGGCAGAAATCACAGCGTGTGCGCGGCTGA
- the rpoZ gene encoding DNA-directed RNA polymerase subunit omega → MARITVEDCLKTIPNRFEMTLAAAIRARQLARGHTPQVDGSKNKFAVTALREVASGHVDRSILSKLEA, encoded by the coding sequence ATGGCCCGAATCACGGTTGAAGATTGCCTGAAGACGATTCCGAATCGCTTCGAAATGACGCTGGCAGCAGCGATCCGCGCGCGTCAGCTTGCACGTGGCCACACGCCGCAAGTCGATGGCAGCAAGAACAAGTTTGCCGTCACGGCGCTTCGCGAAGTGGCCTCTGGTCACGTCGACCGCAGCATCCTCTCCAAGCTCGAAGCTTGA